GCTATTGAAGTGTTGGGCACCAGTTGATGGGAGTGACTTATAGAACTCCGGCACAATGTTGCTTTCTTTAGGCAACCCAACAAGAAGGTTTTGGAGTCGGTCTTACTAAGGTGCACTGAGAGGTGTATCTCTTAACCTCACTGCTAAGGTCCAACACTGGACTACCTTGTTGAGAGCTGAGACTATGTTTTCAAGAATTAGGGTGTTTAAGACAATAACACAAGACCTCTTACACTGGAGGGTTAATGTGGGTGGCCTGCTGGGTGTTAATTAATGTAGGAAcctaaagaagaaaagaacaaattgGGGACTAGAAGTGATGCCCAACAAATTCAAATCATATTAAGACACTTGATCGACAGCATTGATTTCTGTGGGAATCTGTGCATCTGCTGCTATCTCAACTGGgcttttgtgcttttctttttcttcttcttcttgttcttcatcATCCTCGCCAATATCTTCAACATGCTCAGGAACTGCCAGGCCCGCAGAGCGCTCACCATTAATCTCACACTCAATGCTCTGTGCTTCTCCATTGATTGCCAGCCCCACCTTCATGCTCTCTGGGGTGGACTCTGGGTGCAGCACCTCGACAACCTCGTGCACAACACGTTCGTGGGTATGCACCTCGGCCAATGGAATCTCACCATCTAAGCTTCCAAGGGGAGGAATCTCCACATGGGCTTCTTCACCAGGGGAGCTCATGTCTTGTGAGGGGACCTCTCCGTCTCTGACCTTCTTCACATTGAAGGTCATGGGAGATACCTTAAACGAGGAGGTCTTGGCAGTTGGGCTCTTGGGATGGTTAGGGGTGAAGCTCTTCTTAATTTTCTCTCGCTTCTCTGGTGGCACAATCTTGGTGGTGATCTGGGTCATCCTTTTCTCAATGCTTTGGCGTGAAAAGGCCTTCTTGAGGCTATCAACCTTCTTCAGGCTGGAGCGCTTGAATCTGTCAGCCCTTCTCTCATATGAGCGGGAAGTGCCCAGACCCACAGCGGCCTCACCCTCCAGCATGTCGTCGTCTTCTTGGTGCGCTGGAAgatcatcatcctcatctgaGGAGAGGTTAATTGTCTGGAGACCCTCGTCCTGGGTACGGATGGCCTCAACAGACCCTGTTACAGATGGAGTAGGGTGGGTGGATTCTGCATCATACTGGCTTGGCTGTGGGGTCTTGACGGAATCCTTCACTAATAAGGTGGAGGGGATCTCGTTTTCTTCCtatgaaaaacaagaacagaagaagagggTTTAGACTTTAAGCAGGTTCAAGTGCCTTCTGAGGAAAACTTGAACATGATTCAAATCAAGATTTTTCAAATGTACTTCCACGCACGCATtccaataaacatgttaatgtaTACTTCTGGCCATGGCAATTGTAAATAGGTGTCTGTATTTTATACACTCTGTCAGGTTAGGCAGGTCCACCTACTGAGTACTGAGTAAACCAGTCTCTGCATGTCTCCCTGGCCTGCTCCTCAAGACATCTGAGGAATCCCACCTATTTCTCTGCATGAgtaaaacacttttcttttatcCCTAAATGCCTTTAACCTCCTCTTTCCATAAGTACATTTGTGACTAGAGAAAGTGTGAGCAATAAATTCAGTATGCATAGTTTAAATTTGTTTAACCTTATCTTTGCTATATTGcagtctctctttttctttgacttGTTGAATACCTGTTACACTCCACTGACGATTTATGAGATAGAGTTCCAACCCCTATTGCTCCCTTCTTTTCATTCCTAAGACTGAGTGAAGAGTGAAGGTGCTGCTTTAGTGGTTGGCTACACATCTGAAATGCTCATAAACAAACCCATCGAGTGACATCAGCTGAGAGTATCAACAGCGGATTCTTCACTTGAGCTGACTTAATGCAACACAGTGTGCAGCACATTTATTGTATTCTTTAGTTCAGGCATATGATATTAATTACATACTTACTTTAagttatttacttattattaagTTAATGAACATGTTgcacaaaatatgaaaaaaactgGATTTTCTCTGCATGAGTATTTGAGATAACTCTGAGATAActtgaaactgtgaaaaagatgAATTGTCATAAATCACTGTTTCttgcataaaacaaaaatgatgggACCTTTAacctaatattttgttgcacaatcCTATGAAGCAATTACTGCAAATGTGCAATGTTTGTGACTCTTAGTGAGACTTCAGCATCTGCCTACAGGTTCTCTGGACAACTCTTCCTGAGCAAGCTGCTCCAGCAGTCTCAGGTTTCTCAGGGTGCCTCCTCCAGATTGCATGTTCCAGTTAGTTCTGTACAGTAGGGTGTTTGTCATTGAGGTGACCGAAAAACTCAACGCTTGTCTGATTGTACATTACACTTCCCCTGCAGAGATTGAAGTATCTGCTGGACGGTAATAACTATCTTGGCAGTACTCCATCAATCAAGGCTAAAATTACAGTACTGTGGAAGAATTCATATGCTACTTGTAGTTTCCCCAATGCCATTTTTGGTTACTGTCTGTAGATTTGTGAGCACAGAgtattttttacaattttaattGAAATCATagtgtgcaaaaataaaaagtcaaataaccGTAGTTGTTATAGTCAAGATTTACAAATTTAAGTAAGTGTGTGTTATTGGCACGGCAAGTTCCAGCATTTCTGTTTCAATTCCTGCATTTCCTTGATTTCCtggtaatttaaaatgaaaaagagttTTTCCATAATCTGATCCCACACAGTTGCGGCAATGAAACACTTTTACAGTACAAAGGACAGCTCATAAGGAGCATGAAGCCATGCAAAAACCTTGTGTTTCTACCTCCTTGCAGACACCTGAAACCCTTTTGCCTTGATCTCAAACATGCAGGCATGATTCACAGTTCAGGTGTGTGCCAAGCATGTGTGCTGTCTCCAAGTTAACGCTAATAAATCAGTCAGTTTGTTCTTACAGGTACAACATTGACCTTAAGAACAGGACCACATTTTCCATGATGAGGCGGAAGaagtaaaacagtaaatgcTCCAGAATAATATGAACTATGCATAGTGCAGGAGCACGGTTAATAAAATTCTGGTCTTCTTTATTTACCACTAATATCCACTAGAGGTATGCCATCCTCAGAATGCTGGGAGTGATGACAGCAAGTTGAAATTCAAAAAGACAAAGGTAGCACCTTGGGGAACGGCTCTGGTTACCACCTCTCATTTGGTTTTAACTGTAATCCCTCCCTTTCAGTATTGTTCGCTGCAGCTCCGTCCTgtcatgtgtgaatgagaagccTCTGAATGCCCtatttttctgctgctggtgtgaCACCACGCCACACCCACAGAGACTGTGTGGATCTGTTGAACATGTTGGTGCAAACTCAGATCAGGATGTCAGAAACTACTTCAGTGATGTCTCttatattaaacacattatttgtaATGCAGAAATACGACATGCTTGTTTCTAGTAAGATCATATTACCTCAGACTTCATGCTCTTTATCTTCTTACCTCTGTTTAGATTTGAAACAGAATCAAACAGCAGTTTTAATCAGCGTGTAATGTAATACATCTTAAGGTTCTAAGCATCCACCTACAGTCTGACCAGTCTTGATTAGAAAATCAAAGCCAATATGGCCTCTCCTGGCCCTCAGCAGTCTATCTGCTGATAATAAACAGTAATCTTGCTGTTTGGCGGTGTTAAGGTTTCTCAAGATTCAATCATAACACCTCTGCTCCAGTCTGGGCATGTCACAGACTTAGTGATTTGGCTCAGACATGTTTGATAAAAATCGGTGTGGGTGCTGGAGTATGTGGGAGGCCGCAAGCGAAACTTAAACAGCCTTCAGTGAGAGCTGAGCCCTGTTACCATCTACTGCTACTAGACCTGGTGCAATAACACAGTTTAAGTGGTTTTATTGATTGATCCATGCATTACTCATTGTGATAAATTCAATCACTGCTTTGTTTATCTATTCTAACTGAACAGTTCCTAACAACTCCAAGAACCTCTAGTGTTTGAAGAACAAGAGCCTTATagaaaagagataaagagaacagaaaaagagcTGTAAGATAGCTTGTCTGCAGTTTAACCCCCCCCCAACAATCTTGGCAAGCaagctacaacaacaacattttcctAAACATCATTTGACCCAGGTCGGTCCtgtgagagtatgtgtgtgtgtgggcctcACATTCTGGCACTACTCTCTTGGGAACCCATATTAATTAATGTGCCCTCTAAGCAAGCACTCATTAACCACAGAGGATGTgatatgtgtaaatatgtgtgcGTTTGAGTGTCCATGTGCCAAAGTCCATTTGTGTGCAGTCATGTAGGACATCAGCCATTGTTTAAGGAAATGGTTTAAAAGAGCAAGATGAAAAGAGAATTAAAATAACTTTGGAGCACACccaaaaaacaaagtgaatctATTTTGACAGGAAATTTATTGTACATTAAAGGGCACACACATAATATTTTGTGCTACTGCTTATGTAATGATGTTCAAAAAGCTCATTAACAGTAACATGGTAGATTTGCCGGCTAATTGTAAGAATGGCATAGGTGTTCTTAAGCCAGAACTTTTACAAGTCAGTTCTCTGGAGTGTCTTGCTCTATTCGAAGAGAGAGGGATCAGGGTGTGGTAGGATGGAGCCTTGGCTCTAGTGGACTCATGTTACTTTGTGAGTGTGCGTTTATGTTTACACAGTATACCGATACTTTGCACTgaacattttgcatttcttcAAGACAAAAGAAGTCACGAGACATATTTAAGAGATGGTTCGCCTTGTTAGCTTTCCTCAGAAGTTTAGTCATGATTTGATTCAGAGAAAACCCACCTCTACTTAGAATAACAATGTAACTTCTGTCATGTTTCACACTATCACAAAgcaatatatattattatatgcactgccaaaaaaattaaagggaCACATAAGATTTCAATAGGGAAAAAggtcatgctggatatttatactgatatggactgaGTGATGTGTTAGGAATGAAAGTATGCCACACTGTTCAATAGAAATTTAaattatcaacctacagaggggctgaattcaaagacaccctgaaaattaaagtggaaagatgcagcaggttagtccattttactgaaatcTCATTCCAGCAACTGAGCACTTTGTTTGGACCCCACATGCTTGTATACAGGCCTGACAACATCAGGGCATGCTACTAATGAGACGATGGATGGgcagtctgaggtgcaacctggcaGTGTTGGATGGACCAtaacataatgtcccagaggtttTATTGGAGGTCAGGTGAATGTGGGGGTCAATAAATTGTATCAATTctttcatcctccaggaactgcctgcatactctcaccacatgaaGCTGGGCTTGTTTtcaccaggaggaacccaggactcactgcaccagtgtagggtctgacagcAAGTCCAAGGATTGCATTCATTCCAATACCTAATGCCACTCAGGGTGCTGTAGGCTAGCTCGTAGAGGTCTGTGCATCCCTCCATTcatatgcctccccagaccatcactgacccaccaccaaaccatCATGTTAAGTCATGATGAAcgtaacaggcagcataacgttATCCATAGCTTCTCCAGACCCGTTCACATCTGTCTCATgtgctcagggtgaacctgctctcatctgttcTTTGGCAAATGCCAATCGAGCTCCATGGTGCCAGGCAGTGAGCCCACGCCCACAAGAGGACCTCtggccctcaggccaccctcataaagtctgtttctgattgtttggtcagacacattcacaccagtAAGCAAATAGAAAACTGGTTAAAAACCTCTCAGAAAGgatgaggtgaaaaaaaaaggttagtgCCCTCCACCTGTTCAActattcctgttttgggggtcaTCTCATTGctgcccctctagttcacctgttgttaatttctttaacaccaaagcagctaaaactgattcaacaaccccctctgctacttaactgaccagatcaatatcccagaagttgaactgacttgatgcttaactctgattaaaaattgttgctttagtttttttgagcagtgtaaatacaattaaatacgTCTAATGCCAGAACTTTTTGATTGTTTCCAGATATATAGGAAAATATCAGATTTTTAAGGTAGTgtcacaattttttttttattcactttgaGATTGCATGGTCCCCTGAGGATGAATCCTTCTGACTAACTAATTTACTGCTTAACAGTCCCCTGACTTTTCTTCTTGAATTTATCATTTTGTTATGAAATATGTCGACACCTGTTACATCGGCATCTTAATGAAATTTGGCTCACACATCCATGCACCTATTAAGGTGATTTGTAATAATTTCATCTCCTGACCGTTCATCCAGCACTATCCTCACATCGAAATCTATTTTTCGCCTATATTTTATTACTATATGCCTGCAAAGCTAATGACAATCCCATCAGCCCCAGCTGTACTTTGAGTTACAAAATACTACAGCAGCATCATGATAAACATGGTGCAAACATTCTACAACCTAAACCTCTTTTAACATTGTGACTGTGAGCATGTTACCATGCTGATGTTAGAATTCAGCTCAAAGCAACAGTGTGCTTAAATGTTTGGCCTCACAGAACTGCAAGTTTGGCTGTAGCCATTTGATCACATCACAGTATgacacaatatttttttaatctcaaTCTGTagattatacaaaaaaaaatcaacaacaatcataatgatgtttttctgtgttgtgtattttccGCATGTAACCACGTATCCTGCATGCATTTCTGTGTGGAGGAAACTTGAGCAGGTGCGTTTCCTTGGCCCTTCAGACGATAAGTGGGGGTTCTCTTAATCCTAATAAGTGAGGTCGGTACAGGTGTGTTGGCACAGCGAGTCAGGTGCCTCCGGGAGGGGCTGCACAAGAGGGTACACCTTCACATCACAGAAAagtcaccacagacacacacacatttactacTGTTAAGCCCCTGCAATTATTTTGTTactgaatgagagagaaagacaggaagctTAGAACAGGGAGAAACGAGAGTGCAGACAAACTAAAAGTTACTCCAAGAATGTGCTAACATTGATGGTTATCTTAGACTTTGTGTGGTGCATGTTTCTCACAAGGACTAAAGACAATGTGCTGGTTCTCAAGTTTTTCTTCCAgctctgctttatttttctcttgttcaTCTGAATTCCAACCAGCACATTCAACATCTCCAACAAATCACCGTCCCTTATACTATTGTGCGTACACCCTCTCTAACACAAAGTGTGGAACTCACAAACTTGTGATTGTCTAAATTCCCCTTCGTTTTGACATCCCTTCCATTACAGTGCACTGATTTTTttacagccccccccccccccccccaaatcCCATTGTGACAAAAGCAGTATCAAGTCTGCAGCAGTCCTGAATCATGCCTCTTGGCTTCATACCCATGAAGTTCTGCATAACAAGTTTGAGCATTCTTTCCCCATTCACGCTCCTCCCATATCTGCCTCACCATAAGAAAACACGGCGTGTTTACTGGCCTTGCAAGCTTGTGTAATCATACAACACAATAACCAATTCAGGCACGATGTCATGCTGACATACTGGTAGAATGCAGATTGTGGCAATCTAGAGAAGTGGCAATTATTCCTGATGACACAGATCAATGATGCTGGACGTCAGAGGAGAATTCACTCAACCCATAATTTACCAAGATAGCAGTCTGTGCACACGATGTTGACGTTTCATATTCTGCCATACGTACGCTCCAGTTTCGCAGTTGACTGCAGCGTTGAGATCTTTGTTGCTCAGTGCACATCATTTGCCTCAATCAGATTGACTCAAACATGCACTTCGTCTGCTTCTCTTGCACCATCCTTCCACGTTTGACAAATGATGTAATGTTGTAAAAATGACTTCAGCAATGTCCCAGCAACGTtcttacacatttacatttgtgatATCTCTGGGTTTAGCTCTGCACTGCACGGCTATGTTAATCTCCTCTAGCTCCTTTGTTTCAATCTCCAAAGATCTTGCTTTGCACATGGCTTCAGCACAGTCCCAAACTGTGCATATCAGAACCATTGTTTGATAAGGGCTGTGCAGAGATACCACAGGCCATTTTGATAAGACCACCACCAATTGTCACAATGTTTACCCTGTACGGAGGTCAAAGGCCATGAGTGTCTGCAGAGCAGTCAGAAACCCATCATGTTATCTcaaaacatgttgtatttttatgttttattattgcagaGAAATAAGAACACTGAGCACCAAAATGGCTATTGTTCTTACTCTTCCTGTCATGGACATTGTGGCCTTGGCAAAGGCATTAGATGGGCAATGGGTTACAATAGATGTACAATTCAATTAAGGGACTCACAACATTCATACCTGAATGTGTTGGTCTGACAGTAAAGAAGGTCACAGGCCAGAACATGTCATGCTGGCTATAAagtt
This Anabas testudineus chromosome 21, fAnaTes1.2, whole genome shotgun sequence DNA region includes the following protein-coding sequences:
- the cavin2a gene encoding caveolae-associated protein 2a → MEDDASHAEPSSVSGSTHNIPQQLPDNAELLIPSFSPSSAPSSPTPTGTLSRLGFKGPTSPAAVAPGSPVDRGQVSAITVVALLDKLMNMLEAVQDNQQRMEQRQADLEGAVRVVQGDVTRLSKNHVSTSNSVNKLLERSRKVSGHLKDVKERLDKQAVQVKKLEANHNHLLKRNHFKVLIFQEENEIPSTLLVKDSVKTPQPSQYDAESTHPTPSVTGSVEAIRTQDEGLQTINLSSDEDDDLPAHQEDDDMLEGEAAVGLGTSRSYERRADRFKRSSLKKVDSLKKAFSRQSIEKRMTQITTKIVPPEKREKIKKSFTPNHPKSPTAKTSSFKVSPMTFNVKKVRDGEVPSQDMSSPGEEAHVEIPPLGSLDGEIPLAEVHTHERVVHEVVEVLHPESTPESMKVGLAINGEAQSIECEINGERSAGLAVPEHVEDIGEDDEEQEEEEKEKHKSPVEIAADAQIPTEINAVDQVS